In one Chitinophaga sancti genomic region, the following are encoded:
- a CDS encoding RHS repeat-associated core domain-containing protein, which translates to MLKQIYKWLPLLLLFLIAGTTSAQKVGMLSKVLDGSKNELVQNNFITVRDAGFLDADKSKLDSRYSTRNIIHFHINEYSTQLLPDSFTAIVKVRITYKRPDAAYDSLEQTLIINYTDTATYTSRNSFVFNNAHEVTVRVLGLTITRESAKVMNALLLENEMEVRAVYVMDCASDAVKSISHENTPNTDSTDEVTVQWTPVASADEYDLEWTFIDSSALLSGRYGPVAQPDPALVFKNNSSRVTIPGYNTGYKYRIPLLFEGPGILFYRIRAVQVLENDFRKETLWSSDFANPLTGFSFVGHQNALNWQSNIAFAEEGKRNVTVSYFDGSLRNRQTVTKDNTTNTTIVAENLYDYQGREVIKVMPAPTLNTVIRYSANFNQGLNGVPYDKSLYDNLSSPADFATASAPAMSTGSGASQYYSLNNPLVNEGVNKYIPDAGGYAFTETSYTQDGTGRVSRQSGVGPVFKLGSNHETKYFYASPSDNDLNVLFGTEAGDITHYFKNGVQDANGQMSITYVDMHGRTIATALAGKADSADLDNLESNVEFKVVDTLSRAGSNSVNGMVLESTRGLLISVDGPQYSQSFRYALQPPVLRKPCGTDTICYNGLYDLEISVTDELNHQNYYKLVRNYKPDSIIATCTKPDSIVVAFALQLPKGSYQVTKRLTVSRAALEFYRDSIYLQQQCLKTLNEFIQAQRSLVSKIDCAPTCAGCRAAVGDWITFKANYGGDSTAAFIAYNDAVAACDALCGTTSPATEKLDIMLEDVSAPSGQYATLSDSSYAYSIFYHKTDSLPKYMLPTITYLDENGRVDSVYDESAGVYVRPQALSAEAFAENFKPSWAKALVQFHPEYCRYLKYTSYEKALQWDRAFEGVDTYAEALDKGYLNPIGDGVSFPFKVVTGNIDPLSVMIPLKSKLENYTGGTGTNALSLYSVAAIMTKCGDLTASCAATYNTPAKAFSSGLCAGDQDMIWHNFRSLYLAYKDHLIDSLVMAANCSPTTNQLIVDSKTPRFMDASSALTMAGYSYMTSGDTSKVKDSVNVDVKASYESNCNSYINAWIRQLTASCTYYDTAELRAKVIPQLKAICMAGSDEHHLFGSSSTPSGDNSFQKVLAAYNQEKGITDNVNCNGLLITAPGAYDKQRANYDEVTYAKPTDCECEKLRVLNVEYKAFKRSTDTSLTVYLNRTRGTSLTEGQVRLLQQACDSAGSSCKYLSSPVTIPPLMQCNTAPACVSCQEFSTLYANYNATYPGLAPAYEDTSSLQQQKNKLFAAYMNNATGYNYQAWQYLAFRDTCALSQKTDSIAVCTTANTGSTLQTYTRNSYSSVFYDIINTVDNGMLLAGQIKNASGNYDAYLVKTTATGQVSWAKTYGNGGNDYFNRIRLTGDSGYIVLGTTGVGGVNSAFIVKLQSNGDVSWSKVLNDKKGITGQDIIQTDSGYVMALRHQTLSSVNGLVVSLKPNGDARWAHLLDLKGSGNEGYSIVQNKDTLVMVGCSFANIFGTLMYNMVVTKLYLSTGNVIPNSTIIYNKQSSRAEQGYSAQLFKTSKGFLFNFTATFWKSGSAPQTNANIVVGINNTGNILFSKQFRNPFGVLPTQWMPIAPTSDGGIMAVQNYGTTPSRVLWQKLGSDTNMEWADMINTKVRTDIHGVIERPDGTYAAIGNYGDSSMLMISKGVNKVGCLDSVFTTGVDSVGMDVNRTTTWTSDSSYLITIKNNGYLSNYPVTVSNLKDSINRAIISCAYPTCSTIHNGPLLCGNVTPVFNSVTLDTTNSCTDAENHAVMAGTEQYKAYRDSLSGNFAKEYLDTALAGGQREVFTLTYTSSEYHYTLYYYDQAGNLIKTIPPAGVVIDRSDAWAGKVRAARANRTLLVPAHKMATQYRYNTLNQVVSKKTPDDGITNYWYDRLGRLVYSQNAKQIGENKYSYTQYDALGRTKEVGELTSTVAMNDFISRDTTKAADWLSAVKSTRTDIAVTNYDITYGLLPPEYLLPENLRNRVSWMARFNDAAAQDAMEFSVATFYSYDIHGNVKTLLHDYKQGALSRFANRWKKIGYKYDLISGKVNWVGYQPGQKDAYYHRYSYDALNRLTNVETSRDSVFWENDAYYQYYRHGALARTVIGQQQVQGIDNAYTLEGWLKGINGTAGTSSFDIGGDGASGSQVAKDVFGYANHYYGNNDYKPVNSAVMPFAGGVGNKRLFNGNIAAMSQNTPSLGTALEYSYSYDVLNRIKGMTANKGLDSLTNSWTNAFTALPDFKEKINYDANGNILRYLRNGNNTFAGAPLAMDSMTYYYRPGTNKLAYIRDTVNERRYGNDIDNQGYDNYKYDSIGNMMADRRSGADLISWNVYGKISKIYKHDSTAIVYTYDVTGNRISKAVISKTNDTTQTWYVRDATGNILSVYNYNDATVNQGQLSQAEANLYGSSRLGMQTLAINVQDQTSPAVTGMTGLGNGKNITFIRGKKFFELTNHLGNVLAVVSDRKLGVSLNSSTVDHYNAVIVNAQDYYPFGMLMPGRGGHIGTGRNIASSLIKNGETVPATLVVNQRTNNTPATYMASESISFEDEFASGDGDEFGTLTVDQTNADLGSDNGVSYGIAAKGYRYGFNGKENDNEVKGEGNEQDYGMRIYDSRVGRFLSVDPITKQYPELTPYQYASNSPIVNIDIDGLESGNSNEIGAVSQRKTTLNNRLGTRAPDPHRVKDGDEILKKLFEKTRTAGKIVSLASKASPWVIFFEGLFSSSDVGKGSEKYKPGEIITDDPITLPDNYLLGVKQRLLDGTASWNDWRYKTELVSRGMLPGVDGRFTPVSEARSLLTKALNRQGLVYLPEKFKEKWSEGGYDYEVRIHPKQENAPEGSNSRNGTTYRVARRLQGSDSNGQGFGWEYVDDKNNWYKERDLKTGDNKQAANDTHIPLKG; encoded by the coding sequence TTGCTTAAACAAATATATAAATGGCTTCCCTTGCTCCTGTTATTTTTAATAGCAGGAACTACTTCCGCACAGAAGGTAGGTATGTTAAGTAAGGTATTGGACGGGAGTAAGAATGAATTAGTTCAGAATAACTTCATTACTGTCAGGGATGCCGGTTTTTTGGATGCAGATAAGTCGAAACTGGACTCCCGGTATTCTACGCGAAACATCATTCATTTCCATATAAATGAATATTCCACACAGCTTTTGCCTGACTCTTTTACAGCCATCGTCAAGGTTAGAATCACCTACAAACGGCCGGATGCAGCATACGATTCTCTGGAGCAGACGCTTATTATTAACTACACAGATACGGCTACTTATACGAGTCGTAACAGCTTTGTGTTTAATAATGCCCACGAAGTAACAGTAAGAGTATTGGGGCTAACTATCACACGTGAAAGTGCAAAGGTGATGAACGCCCTTTTACTGGAAAATGAAATGGAGGTTCGTGCGGTGTACGTCATGGATTGTGCCAGTGATGCGGTCAAATCGATCAGTCATGAGAATACGCCTAATACAGATTCTACAGATGAAGTGACCGTCCAATGGACGCCTGTTGCAAGTGCCGATGAATATGATTTGGAATGGACTTTCATAGATTCATCCGCATTATTATCCGGAAGATATGGGCCAGTTGCTCAACCAGATCCGGCGTTGGTCTTTAAGAACAATTCCTCACGGGTAACGATCCCCGGGTATAACACCGGGTATAAATATCGTATTCCCCTGCTCTTCGAGGGTCCGGGTATCCTATTCTACAGAATAAGAGCGGTACAGGTACTGGAGAATGATTTCCGGAAAGAGACATTGTGGAGTTCGGACTTTGCAAATCCACTGACAGGTTTTTCTTTTGTTGGTCATCAGAACGCCTTGAACTGGCAATCCAATATAGCCTTTGCAGAAGAGGGTAAGCGAAATGTAACCGTAAGTTATTTCGATGGAAGTCTTCGTAACCGGCAGACTGTTACCAAGGATAACACGACCAATACGACAATCGTAGCAGAGAACTTATATGATTACCAAGGTCGAGAGGTGATCAAAGTGATGCCTGCCCCAACTTTGAATACGGTTATCAGGTACTCCGCCAATTTTAACCAGGGTTTAAATGGCGTTCCTTACGATAAGAGTCTGTATGACAATCTGTCTTCTCCTGCTGATTTTGCGACTGCAAGTGCCCCTGCAATGTCTACAGGTAGTGGTGCCAGTCAATATTATTCGCTTAACAATCCACTTGTGAACGAGGGTGTAAACAAATACATTCCCGATGCAGGTGGTTATGCTTTCACAGAAACTTCTTATACACAGGATGGAACAGGCCGGGTTAGCCGGCAGAGTGGAGTAGGGCCTGTATTCAAATTAGGCAGCAACCACGAAACCAAATATTTCTATGCTTCTCCGAGTGATAACGACCTGAATGTACTGTTTGGAACTGAGGCAGGTGATATTACCCATTACTTCAAAAATGGGGTGCAGGATGCCAATGGGCAGATGTCGATCACCTATGTAGATATGCATGGTCGTACAATAGCGACGGCGTTAGCCGGTAAAGCTGACAGTGCGGATCTTGACAATCTTGAGTCCAATGTTGAGTTTAAAGTAGTAGATACGCTTTCAAGAGCAGGTAGTAACAGTGTGAACGGGATGGTACTGGAAAGTACCCGTGGTTTGTTGATCAGTGTTGATGGTCCTCAGTATTCACAATCTTTCAGGTACGCCCTGCAACCGCCGGTACTGCGTAAACCATGTGGTACAGACACCATCTGTTATAATGGATTGTATGACCTGGAAATCTCAGTGACTGATGAACTCAATCACCAGAATTACTATAAACTTGTCCGCAACTACAAGCCGGATTCGATCATAGCTACCTGTACTAAGCCGGACTCCATTGTAGTTGCGTTTGCGTTGCAATTACCCAAAGGCAGCTACCAGGTCACCAAACGCCTCACAGTAAGCAGAGCTGCACTGGAATTTTATCGTGACAGCATCTACCTGCAGCAGCAATGTTTAAAGACGCTGAACGAATTTATCCAGGCACAACGTAGCCTTGTAAGTAAGATAGATTGTGCACCTACCTGTGCAGGATGTCGTGCGGCAGTAGGTGACTGGATCACTTTCAAGGCAAATTATGGAGGCGACTCCACAGCTGCCTTTATCGCTTACAACGATGCCGTAGCCGCCTGTGATGCACTCTGTGGTACGACCTCTCCTGCGACAGAAAAACTGGATATCATGCTGGAAGACGTTTCTGCTCCTTCTGGTCAGTATGCCACGTTAAGCGATTCATCGTATGCTTATAGTATCTTTTATCATAAAACAGATTCGCTGCCTAAATACATGCTTCCGACAATCACCTACCTGGACGAGAATGGACGTGTAGATAGTGTATATGATGAATCAGCAGGTGTGTATGTGCGGCCACAGGCATTGTCAGCAGAGGCATTTGCGGAGAACTTCAAACCTTCCTGGGCGAAAGCGCTGGTACAATTCCACCCTGAGTACTGCCGTTACCTGAAATATACCTCTTATGAAAAGGCATTACAATGGGACAGAGCCTTTGAAGGTGTTGATACATATGCTGAAGCGCTTGATAAAGGTTATCTCAATCCAATAGGAGATGGTGTGTCATTCCCTTTTAAAGTAGTGACAGGAAATATAGACCCTTTGTCTGTCATGATACCCTTAAAAAGTAAATTAGAGAACTATACAGGTGGTACAGGCACAAATGCTTTGTCTTTATACAGTGTAGCAGCGATTATGACTAAATGTGGTGATCTGACCGCCAGCTGTGCAGCGACCTATAATACCCCTGCGAAAGCATTTTCTTCCGGGTTATGTGCGGGAGATCAGGATATGATCTGGCATAATTTCCGCAGCTTATATCTTGCCTATAAAGATCACTTAATAGATAGCCTGGTGATGGCGGCCAATTGTAGCCCTACCACCAACCAGCTGATCGTCGATTCCAAGACCCCTCGGTTTATGGATGCGAGCAGTGCACTGACCATGGCTGGTTACAGTTATATGACCAGCGGCGATACATCAAAGGTAAAAGATTCAGTGAATGTAGATGTGAAGGCGAGCTATGAATCCAACTGTAATAGTTATATCAATGCGTGGATCCGCCAGTTAACAGCTTCCTGTACGTATTATGATACAGCGGAACTGAGAGCGAAGGTGATTCCACAGCTGAAAGCGATCTGTATGGCAGGTTCAGATGAGCATCATTTATTTGGTTCGAGCAGCACGCCATCAGGGGACAACAGTTTTCAGAAGGTGCTGGCGGCCTATAACCAGGAAAAAGGTATTACTGATAATGTAAATTGTAACGGTCTGCTGATCACTGCTCCGGGTGCTTATGACAAGCAACGCGCAAATTATGATGAGGTGACCTATGCAAAGCCAACAGATTGTGAATGTGAGAAGCTGCGCGTACTGAATGTTGAATACAAGGCATTCAAAAGGTCAACAGATACGTCTTTGACAGTGTACCTGAACCGCACAAGAGGCACCTCATTGACAGAAGGGCAGGTGCGGCTATTACAGCAGGCTTGTGACAGCGCCGGATCCAGTTGTAAGTACCTGTCTTCGCCAGTTACGATACCACCATTGATGCAGTGTAATACAGCACCTGCCTGTGTGAGCTGCCAGGAGTTCTCCACATTGTATGCAAATTACAATGCCACTTATCCGGGTCTGGCACCAGCCTATGAAGATACGAGCAGCCTGCAGCAGCAAAAGAACAAGTTGTTTGCGGCATACATGAACAATGCCACAGGGTACAATTACCAGGCATGGCAATATCTGGCATTCAGGGATACGTGTGCATTGTCTCAAAAAACGGATTCTATAGCGGTATGTACTACAGCCAATACAGGTTCTACCCTTCAAACTTATACCAGGAATAGTTACAGTAGCGTCTTTTATGATATTATCAACACCGTTGATAATGGTATGCTGCTCGCCGGACAAATCAAAAATGCTTCAGGGAATTATGATGCCTATCTCGTGAAAACGACCGCAACAGGGCAGGTAAGCTGGGCAAAGACATATGGTAATGGAGGTAACGACTATTTCAACAGAATCCGCCTTACTGGTGATAGCGGCTATATTGTACTGGGTACAACTGGCGTAGGGGGCGTTAATTCTGCATTTATTGTAAAATTACAGTCTAATGGTGATGTTAGCTGGAGTAAGGTCCTAAATGATAAAAAAGGTATAACAGGCCAGGATATTATACAGACAGATAGTGGATACGTCATGGCATTAAGGCATCAGACCCTTTCTTCTGTCAATGGTCTTGTAGTGTCATTGAAACCTAATGGAGATGCACGTTGGGCACATTTACTGGATTTGAAAGGAAGCGGGAATGAAGGCTATTCAATTGTACAGAATAAAGACACACTGGTGATGGTAGGATGTTCCTTTGCGAATATTTTCGGGACCTTGATGTATAATATGGTAGTGACCAAACTATATTTATCGACGGGCAACGTCATTCCCAATTCAACCATTATTTATAACAAACAATCCAGTCGGGCGGAGCAAGGCTATTCTGCGCAGTTATTTAAAACATCCAAAGGATTTTTATTCAACTTTACTGCTACCTTTTGGAAATCCGGGTCAGCGCCGCAGACAAATGCCAACATAGTTGTTGGGATCAATAACACAGGTAATATCTTATTCTCAAAGCAGTTCAGAAACCCGTTTGGCGTCCTTCCAACGCAGTGGATGCCTATAGCGCCCACATCTGATGGTGGTATTATGGCGGTACAGAACTATGGCACAACGCCATCCCGTGTGTTATGGCAAAAGTTAGGATCTGATACGAATATGGAATGGGCTGATATGATCAATACAAAGGTCAGAACAGACATCCATGGAGTGATAGAGCGCCCTGATGGCACATATGCAGCAATAGGTAATTATGGAGACTCCAGCATGCTGATGATCAGTAAAGGAGTTAATAAAGTGGGGTGCCTGGATAGTGTGTTTACAACCGGGGTGGACAGTGTTGGTATGGATGTAAACAGGACTACTACCTGGACATCGGATTCAAGTTATTTAATTACAATTAAGAATAACGGTTATCTTTCGAATTATCCTGTTACAGTAAGTAATTTAAAAGATAGTATCAACCGTGCTATAATAAGTTGTGCTTACCCAACGTGTAGTACAATTCATAACGGTCCATTACTATGCGGTAATGTCACTCCTGTATTTAACAGTGTTACACTTGATACGACGAATAGTTGTACGGATGCGGAGAATCATGCTGTTATGGCGGGAACTGAACAATATAAGGCTTACAGGGATTCTCTTTCCGGCAACTTTGCGAAAGAGTACCTTGACACAGCTTTAGCTGGTGGGCAGCGTGAGGTGTTCACCCTGACTTACACGAGCAGCGAGTATCATTATACCTTATATTATTATGATCAGGCAGGTAATTTAATCAAAACAATTCCTCCTGCAGGAGTGGTGATTGATCGTTCTGATGCCTGGGCGGGTAAAGTAAGAGCTGCGCGTGCGAATCGTACGCTGTTAGTGCCTGCACACAAAATGGCGACTCAGTACAGGTATAATACACTCAACCAGGTTGTTTCAAAGAAAACTCCGGATGATGGCATTACGAATTACTGGTATGATCGTTTAGGTAGACTAGTTTATTCCCAGAATGCAAAACAAATAGGAGAAAACAAGTATAGTTATACTCAATATGATGCATTGGGTCGGACAAAAGAGGTGGGAGAGCTCACAAGTACCGTGGCTATGAATGATTTTATCAGCCGGGATACGACAAAAGCAGCAGATTGGTTGTCAGCCGTTAAGTCTACAAGAACGGATATTGCAGTGACTAATTATGATATAACCTATGGGTTACTACCACCAGAGTACCTTTTACCTGAGAACCTGAGAAACCGGGTCTCCTGGATGGCACGCTTCAATGATGCGGCAGCACAGGATGCGATGGAGTTTTCAGTTGCCACTTTCTACAGTTATGATATTCATGGTAACGTGAAAACACTGTTACATGATTATAAACAGGGCGCATTGAGCAGGTTTGCCAACCGTTGGAAGAAGATCGGGTACAAATATGACCTCATCAGTGGAAAAGTGAACTGGGTGGGTTATCAACCTGGTCAGAAGGATGCGTACTATCACCGTTACAGTTATGATGCATTGAACCGGTTGACGAATGTAGAAACGAGTCGTGATAGTGTTTTCTGGGAAAACGATGCCTATTATCAATATTACAGGCATGGAGCACTTGCCCGTACGGTAATCGGTCAGCAACAGGTGCAGGGCATAGACAATGCTTACACCCTTGAAGGTTGGTTAAAGGGTATCAATGGTACTGCTGGCACATCCTCCTTCGATATAGGAGGTGATGGCGCTTCGGGAAGCCAGGTTGCGAAGGATGTATTTGGTTATGCTAACCATTATTATGGAAATAATGACTACAAGCCAGTGAATTCAGCAGTGATGCCTTTTGCCGGGGGAGTTGGTAATAAGCGCTTATTTAATGGCAATATTGCTGCGATGAGCCAGAATACGCCTTCCTTGGGTACAGCCCTGGAGTACAGCTATTCTTATGATGTGCTGAACCGTATTAAAGGTATGACAGCCAATAAGGGCTTAGATAGCCTGACCAATTCCTGGACGAATGCATTTACTGCACTTCCAGATTTTAAGGAAAAGATTAACTATGATGCGAATGGTAACATCCTGAGATATTTACGCAATGGTAATAATACTTTTGCCGGAGCTCCGTTGGCCATGGATTCGATGACGTATTACTACCGTCCGGGTACTAATAAGCTGGCATATATTCGGGATACCGTTAATGAGCGTAGGTATGGCAATGATATTGATAATCAGGGGTATGACAATTACAAATACGACAGTATTGGTAATATGATGGCAGACCGTCGTTCAGGTGCAGACCTTATCAGTTGGAATGTATATGGGAAGATATCAAAAATATATAAGCACGACAGTACAGCGATTGTGTATACTTATGATGTGACTGGCAACCGGATCAGCAAAGCGGTCATCAGTAAAACCAATGATACGACTCAGACCTGGTATGTTCGTGATGCAACAGGGAATATACTGAGTGTCTATAATTATAATGATGCAACGGTCAATCAGGGTCAGTTAAGTCAGGCGGAAGCCAACCTATATGGCAGTAGCCGGTTAGGCATGCAAACATTGGCTATAAATGTGCAGGATCAGACATCACCAGCAGTTACGGGCATGACCGGATTAGGTAACGGAAAAAATATTACCTTCATAAGAGGAAAGAAGTTCTTTGAATTGACCAATCACCTGGGGAATGTGCTTGCAGTTGTCTCCGACCGTAAACTGGGCGTATCGCTGAATAGTTCTACAGTGGATCACTACAATGCGGTGATCGTCAATGCGCAGGATTACTATCCATTTGGAATGTTGATGCCAGGTAGAGGAGGCCATATTGGGACGGGAAGGAATATAGCGAGCAGTTTAATCAAGAATGGAGAGACGGTTCCAGCCACACTAGTTGTGAATCAGCGTACGAATAATACGCCGGCGACGTATATGGCGAGTGAAAGCATTAGTTTCGAAGATGAATTTGCGAGTGGGGATGGAGATGAGTTTGGAACGTTGACGGTGGATCAGACGAATGCAGATTTGGGTAGTGATAATGGGGTGAGTTATGGGATAGCTGCGAAGGGGTATAGGTATGGGTTTAATGGGAAGGAGAATGATAATGAGGTGAAGGGAGAGGGGAATGAGCAGGATTATGGGATGAGAATTTATGATTCGAGAGTGGGGAGGTTCCTTTCAGTAGACCCTATTACGAAACAGTATCCGGAATTAACCCCTTATCAGTATGCAAGTAATAGTCCTATAGTAAATATTGATATAGATGGTTTAGAAAGTGGAAATAGCAATGAGATAGGGGCGGTATCACAAAGAAAAACTACATTAAATAATAGGCTAGGTACGAGAGCGCCAGATCCTCATAGAGTTAAAGATGGTGATGAGATTCTTAAAAAGTTATTTGAAAAGACAAGGACAGCAGGAAAAATAGTATCATTAGCATCAAAAGCATCTCCTTGGGTCATATTTTTCGAGGGACTTTTTTCTTCTTCAGATGTGGGAAAAGGTTCAGAGAAGTATAAACCAGGTGAAATTATCACAGATGATCCCATTACACTTCCCGATAATTATTTATTGGGGGTGAAACAAAGATTATTGGATGGAACTGCTTCGTGGAATGATTGGCGGTATAAAACAGAACTAGTTAGTAGAGGAATGTTACCTGGCGTGGATGGTCGATTTACACCAGTGTCTGAGGCACGTAGTTTATTGACTAAGGCTTTAAATCGTCAAGGATTGGTATATTTACCAGAGAAGTTTAAAGAAAAGTGGTCGGAAGGTGGGTATGATTATGAAGTCAGGATACATCCGAAGCAAGAAAATGCGCCAGAAGGATCAAATTCTAGGAATGGTACGACTTATAGGGTAGCAAGAAGGTTACAAGGAAGCGATAGTAACGGTCAAGGATTTGGTTGGGAGTATGTGGATGATAAGAATAATTGGTATAAAGAACGAGATTTGAAAACAGGAGATAACAAGCAAGCTGCAAACGATACTCATATTCCATTAAAAGGATAA
- the ltrA gene encoding group II intron reverse transcriptase/maturase, protein MYKLSSSAFFYKVCKIVSELFCSILIFLPRFGIQYQPYHAKPVRRVYIPKADGKQRPIGVTVLEDKIVQRATAMVLNAIYEADFLGFSYGFRPKRSQHQALDAVYAGLLIKRINWILDADIQNFFGKVNHGWVLKFVEHRIADPRVLRLIRKWLNAGVMENGVLSFEEDGTPQGGSISPLIANIYLHYVLDLWTQNMREKQLKGDVIVARYADDSITGFQYKSEAEYYLQDLRLRLAKFGLSLNEEKTRLLEFGKYAISRRKEQGSGKPETFNFLGFTHICGKSRKGKFTILRYTINKRMRSKMLSIKQQLRKRMHMKVSLVGKWLTSVLTGYFRYYGVSGNIGKLDQFRYGILMRWFKILKRRSQQRRLSWSQMSTIANRWLPRPKVYYKHPLSRIGVTT, encoded by the coding sequence ATGTATAAACTGTCTTCATCTGCATTTTTTTATAAAGTCTGCAAAATCGTTTCTGAACTTTTCTGTAGCATCCTTATTTTCCTTCCACGATTCGGAATTCAGTACCAACCATACCACGCAAAACCAGTCAGAAGGGTATATATCCCTAAAGCGGATGGCAAACAACGGCCAATAGGAGTTACAGTTTTAGAGGATAAAATAGTCCAAAGAGCTACTGCTATGGTATTAAACGCTATCTACGAGGCTGATTTTCTGGGCTTCTCTTATGGATTTCGACCGAAACGTAGTCAACATCAGGCTTTGGATGCTGTGTATGCAGGTTTGTTGATTAAAAGGATCAATTGGATTCTGGATGCGGACATTCAGAACTTCTTCGGGAAGGTAAATCATGGATGGGTACTCAAGTTCGTTGAACATCGAATTGCTGATCCCCGAGTCTTACGATTAATCCGTAAATGGTTGAATGCAGGAGTCATGGAGAACGGAGTATTATCATTTGAAGAGGATGGAACGCCACAGGGGGGATCGATTTCACCCTTAATTGCTAATATTTATCTTCACTACGTACTCGATCTCTGGACACAAAATATGAGAGAGAAGCAATTGAAAGGTGATGTAATAGTAGCTCGCTATGCGGATGACAGTATTACAGGCTTTCAATACAAAAGTGAAGCAGAGTACTATTTACAGGATCTAAGACTGAGACTCGCAAAATTTGGATTATCACTGAATGAAGAAAAGACGAGGTTATTGGAATTTGGTAAGTATGCAATTAGCCGCCGAAAAGAACAAGGATCGGGAAAACCGGAAACTTTCAATTTTCTAGGGTTCACCCATATCTGTGGGAAAAGCCGTAAAGGGAAGTTTACCATCCTCCGATACACGATTAATAAGCGGATGCGGAGCAAGATGCTTTCAATTAAGCAGCAACTTAGAAAACGCATGCATATGAAGGTCAGTTTAGTCGGGAAATGGCTAACGAGTGTACTGACCGGATATTTTCGATATTATGGAGTATCCGGAAATATCGGAAAATTAGATCAGTTTCGTTATGGAATTCTAATGCGATGGTTTAAAATACTAAAGCGTAGAAGTCAGCAACGAAGACTAAGTTGGTCCCAAATGAGCACTATTGCTAACCGATGGCTACCTCGCCCCAAGGTCTACTACAAACATCCGCTTTCACGAATTGGTGTCACTACCTGA